A single Anopheles arabiensis isolate DONGOLA chromosome 2, AaraD3, whole genome shotgun sequence DNA region contains:
- the LOC120898153 gene encoding uncharacterized protein LOC120898153 gives MVNLCNLLLKYNHFSKVEDDIFIYIDRVLENASEIYVRQQKAKRELECLEDQLAEKQKQSNRCVLPVPRSPVKRRKVQSLDSPLSVQKENVSILEDSTIFPNKSESDVSAKLELNILDSEEPFFALTQSPPPAAARQSPSPRAILSPRNVSKTSPLRPMPLLFPEENKSEKKPFLRESRFGKSVKLMESSSVVAEKSNTPTTPKTTPNGKWTGKNANATIETSNTGHTPPSGLKRFLSLADSNQRFRQVKLNFPRQTKQSPMNEPEHNSVNDTLFSDFVVPTPPSVANKSKFLKSLRMKKQSTLISRAQDDKPGTKDGSDETSSSIAASKEPHTMFPNDDDDIDQTYCPGVESTSKLSRQCLSFKIKQEPDSQQKERNPLKVPSNKKLECLSDHILGVGEDSEPNEIIVLPAPSQQSVISVAESQNATEIFISELNGEHAKRMDAVTIGTNPNNVPRANRELRELSGSVKPYTRGYEQPSPQGLCIDCTMLYQYHTTRGVSNDTARSKLPRNCRNCRVAQLHSTPPGFWDPDFLPTPE, from the exons ATGGTTAATTTGTGCAATTTGTTGCTAAAGTACAACCACTTTAGCAAAGTGGAAGATGATATTTTCATCTACATCGATAGAGTGCTGGAAAATGCGTCAG aaaTATATGTGAgacaacaaaaagcaaaacgcgAGTTAGAGTGCTTAGAAGATCAGCTAGCcgagaaacaaaagcaatccAACCGTTGCGTGTTACCTGTTCCGCGATCGCCGGTCAAGAGACGTAAAGTTCAATCCTTGGATTCACCACTTTCTGTACAAAAGGAAAATGTATCAATCTTGGAAGACTCGACCATCTTTCCTAACAAATCCGAATCGGACGTATCAGCGAAACTCGAGCTAAACATTTTAGATTCCGAGGAACCGTTCTTTGCACTTACCCAAAGCCCTCCTCCCGCGGCTGCTCGCCAGTCGCCATCGCCAAGAGCGATACTTTCTCCTAGAAATGTATCGAAAACTTCACCTCTACGACCGATGCCACTTTTATTTCCCGAAGAAAACAAATCCGAGAAGAAGCCTTTCCTGCGGGAGAGCCGTTTCGGGAAAAGTGTAAAGCTAATGGAATCTTCTTCGGTGGTTGCGGAGAAATCCAACACGCCTACTACTCCCAAGACGACTCCAAATGGAAAATGGACGGGCAAAAATGCCAATGCAACCATAGAAACCTCCAACACAGGTCACACTCCGCCGAGTGGGCTTAAGCGATTCCTTTCCCTAGCCGACAGCAACCAACGCTTTCGTCAGGTGAAGCTAAACTTTCCTCGCCAAACCAAACAATCACCGATGAACGAGCCTGAACATAATAGTGTAAATGATACGCTGTTTAGTGACTTTGTTGTACCAACACCTCCGTCAGTGGCCAACAAGTCAAAGTTTTTAAAAAGTTTACGAATGAAAAAGCAATCTACACTGATTTCAAGGGCACAAGACGATAAACCGGGTACTAAAGATGGCTCCGATGAAACATCATCTTCCATAGCAGCTAGCAAAGAGCCTCATACAATGTTCCctaacgatgacgatgacatAGATCAAACGTACTGTCCCGGGGTAGAATCTACCAGCAAACTGTCAAGGCAATGTTTATCAttcaaaataaagcaagaacCCGATTCGCAACAAAAGGAACGCAACCCATTAAAGGTCCCATCTAATAAAAAGTTGGAATGTCTTTCGGACCACATACTAGGAGTAGGTGAAGATTCGGAACCGAATGAAATAATCGTTTTGCCCGCACCAAGCCAGCAATCAGTAATAAGCGTCGCCGAATCTCAAAATGCTACGGAAATATTTATCAGCGAGTTAAACGGCGAACATGCCAAGCGGATGGACGCAGTCACCATAGGAACCAATCCCAATAATGTGCCAAG agcTAATCGCGAGCTAAGAGAACTATCCGGATCGGTCAAACCATACACGCGTGGCTATGAACAACCGTCCCCACAAGGTTTGTGCATCGATTGCACGATGCTTTACCAATACCATACAACACGTGGTGTATCGAACGACACGGCACGATCCAAATTGCCACGCAATTGTCGCAACTGTCGAGTGGCTCAACTGCATAGTACTCCTCCTGGGTTTTGGGATCCCGATTTTCTTCCCACGCCCGAGTAG
- the LOC120896717 gene encoding uncharacterized protein LOC120896717 codes for MLSKGHVMMVALCAVCAIFGTTTVEGAALNRTPRQLSSLLTLSGESNARIENGTIICDTLKCPAESFKCVIVKNSTKDDVNKVQVTRECLDPAGKATAKTVTTEASNFPGQQFESYAEIDKNGNIASFDNRGNTYNHSGTGDIHSYLYEQIEDLHKAILDQLSNAGNPFGA; via the exons ATGTTGTCAAAAGGGCATGTTATGATGGTTGCACTGTGTGCTGTTTGTGCCATCTTCGGCACAACAACTGTGGAAGGGGCTGCGCTTAACCGAACGCCCCGTCAGCTGAGCAGCTTACTAACACTAAGCGGTGAATCAAACGCACGAATTGAAAATG GTACCATTATTTGTGACACGCTCAAGTGCCCGGCCGAATCGTTCAAGTGCGTAATTGTCAAAAACTCCACCAAGGACGACGTAAACAAGGTACAGGTCACGCGCGAGTGCCTTGATCCAGCGGGCAAGGCGACGGCCAAGACGGTCACCACCGAGGCGTCCAACTTCCCGGGCCAGCAGTTTGAGAGCTATGCCGAAATCGATAAGAATGGCAACATTGCATCGTTCGACAATCGCGGCAATACGTACAATCATTCGGGAACCGGTGACATTCATTCCTATCTCTACGAGCAGATAGAGGACCTACACAAGGCGATACTCGATCAGCTGTCTAATGCTGGCAATCCGTTCGGGGCGTAG
- the LOC120898152 gene encoding restin homolog gives MTTPPASNESDIKKRMLPDCEMGDPNETRSGQTWHQLLLYPSPSSSQLSYISELQTDAGSQPSTPLQQPTRVSGLFGEMDESATNYDSGNFSLSESGCKEKVPFATVGTGAEMHHRFVQLNTELYQTKTELLTYKYKWNEIRNEIELGLSKKIDKLLDEKNELEQELEDVRKELARLKAQPLDQHGRDLLRIRSELDGLRLDLSCKEKANECLKQKIVDQHVEKENLAIKLKSLEHQLLEGKNEICGVKATEQWYRDELHRCQNENAKLKESYSCLEALLYKEREEKTALIEETQKEELRLNEENHALHRSLASAYVDRAKEAVENVTKQHTEELAKEQKASANRVADLMEQNELLNKQNSELLAVLSQLQDSLQQHKQQLNVMAKNEKEVERYMTQLRQQRESDKSLIETLTAQLARESFTKRQIDVSVEKLKAQVKVLSINFSSTDWQRSGAKDCESIQQHNRDLQDQCNRLIIAQQQQQQQQLKGELAMCTEKANPRRDEMQLLENFRSIESKNLDLELKLGQCASIGKDIEATPSYNIVKRSEETIRSLKQDVEELEQKLFRQPTGKGKATNEKGHKSLCSRHGSRCWESVAHAGLTNEEEDVEFRNLRIMLKAIENENRRRLKRYELNNRTLLKKSKEHARERKQAEQRVEELLREHEKCATLRCEMSSTRERCLLMEADLETFKQEAATLRSEKDRLINLLENNCLLTTDRDVWGSLKRAFKELHELKKVRKENDRLHDQLEREAEKVKQLESSIGDWKRAAEMQTAETEDVRAELAEKVRQLEESQHTLVRITQENSSLEQNASVAGMQEKNLTEKLHDLERLVRVQEIRLETAHERLKLYEQSDALIAAAKETFLGDLQSLQDAILLEKQEKYELEEEVRELRQNMVNAVGNSLQNFQPRDSSAEGSGHLSATVLSPEMQSLSLSVTSLDIDQLRALVEESSRTRYSLQPLHECVSSLKLEMDNLNSVLQIANYPQPQQQPLHHQQQHQQRFPLSLMDELKDATNGRYGSR, from the exons ATGACCACTCCACCAGCTAGCAATGAAAGCGATATCAAAAAACGGATGCTGCCAGACTGCGAAATGGGTGACCCAAACGAAACCCGATCCGGTCAAACGTGGCATCAACTGCTGCTGTATCCATCGCCGTCCTCCTCCCAGCTTTCTTACATCTCCGAACTGCAAACGGACGCTGGCAGTCAACCGTCAACGCCACTGCAACAACCGACGCGCGTCAGCGGATTGTTCGGCGAGATGGACGAAAGTGCAACCAACTATGATTCGGGCAACTTTTCACTGTCCGAATCGGGCTGCAAGGAGAAGGTCCCGTTCGCTACGGTGGGCACGGGCGCCGAAATGCATCATCGCTTCGTGCAGCTGAACACCGAGCTGTATCAGACGAAAACGGAACTGCTCACGTACAAGTACAAGTGGAACGAAATACGCAACGAAATCGAACTGGGGTTGAGTAAGAAAATTGACAAATTGTTGGATGAAAAAAATGAGCTCGAACAGGAGCTGGAAGATGTGCGGAAGGAGCTGGCTCGGTTAAAGGCACAACCGTTGGATCAGCATGGACGTGATCTGTTGCGTATCCGTTCCGAGCTGGATGGCTTACGATTGGATTTGAGCTGCAAAGAAAAGGCCAATGAATGTTTGAAGCAAAAGATCGTAGATCAACATGTGGAGAAGGAGAATTTGGCTATAAAACTAAAATCCCTGGAGCATCAGCTATTGGAGGGTAAAAATGAGATCTGTGGCGTGAAAGCGACGGAACAATGGTATAGAGATGAGCTGCACCGGTGCCAAAATGAAAATGCCAAATTAAAGGAATCATACTCGTGCTTAGAAGCACTACTGTACAAAGAGCGTGAAGAAAAGACAGCACTTATTGAAGAAACACAGAAGGAAGAATTGCGATTGAATGAGGAAAATCATGCGCTGCATCGAAGTCTAGCTAGCGCCTATGTTGATCGTGCCAAAGAAGCGGTAGAGAacgtaacaaaacaacacacagaagAGCTGGCCAAAGAGCAGAAAGCTTCAGCAAATCGCGTAGCAGATTTGATGGAACAGAATGAGCTgcttaacaaacaaaactccGAACTGCTTGCCGTGCTTAGTCAACTCCAAGATTCGCTGCAGCAACACAAGCAACAGCTCAACGTAATGGCCAAAAACGAAAAGGAAGTGGAAAGATACATGACGCAACTGCGGCAGCAACGAGAATCCGACAAATCGCTAATCGAAACGCTTACTGCGCAACTGGCGCGCGAAAGCTTCACCAAACGACAGATAGATGTCAGTGTGGAAAAACTGAAAGCGCAGGTGAAAGTTTTGTCGATAAACTTCTCCTCCACCGATTGGCAACGGTCGGGTGCGAAGGATTGTGAGTCAATTCAGCAGCACAATCGGGATTTGCAGGATCAGTGTAATCGGTTGATTatcgcacagcagcagcagcagcagcagcagttaaaAGGTGAATTGGCCATGTGCACGGAAAAAGCAAACCCAAGGCGTGATGAAATGCAATTGCTGGAAAACTTCCGAAGCATAGAGTCGAAGAATTTAGATCTGGAGCTAAAATTAGGTCAGTGTGCTAGCATTGGCAAGGACATCGAAGCAACGCCATCCTATAACATCGTCAAGCGAAGTGAAGAGACCATAAGATCGCTAAAGCAAGATGTCGAAGAACTGGAGCAGAAGCTTTTCAGGCAACCGACAGGAAAGGGTAAGGcaacaaatgaaaaaggaCACAAATCGTTATGCTCACGCCATGGCTCTAGATGCTGGGAAAGCGTAGCCCACGCTGGACTAACAAACGAGGAAGAAGATGTTGAATTCCGTAACTTACGCATCATGCTGAAAGCGATTGAGAATGAAAATCGTCGTCGTCTGAAGCGTTACGAACTAAACAACAGGACACTGTTGAAAAAGTCAAAGGAACATGCTCGAGAGCGAAAACAGGCCGAGCAGCGTGTGGAGGAGCTGCTAAGGGAACACGAAAAGTGTGCAACGCTTCGTTGCGAGATGTCATCGACACGGGAACGTTGCCTACTGATGGAAGCGGATTTAGAAACATTCAAACAGGAAGCAGCCACATTACGATCGGAAAAGGATCGATTGATCAATCTGCTAGAGAACAACTGTCTGCTGACAACGGACCGCGACGTTTGGGGTTCATTGAAACGAGCGTTCAAGGAGCTTCACGAATTGAAAAAAGTGCGCAAAGAGAATGATCGTTTGCATGATCAGCTCGAGCGAGAGGCGGAAAAGGTGAAGCAACTGGAAAGCTCGATCGGCGACTGGAAGCGAGCGGCAGAAATGCAAACGGCCGAGACGGAAGATGTACGCGCCGAATTGGCTGAAAAAGTACGGCAATTAGAAGAATCGCAACACACGCTGGTTCGAATAACGCAGGAGAACAGTTCACTGGAACAGAATGCGTCGGTGGCTGGAATGCAGGAAAAGAATCTCACGGAAAAACTGCACGACTTGGAACGATTGGTTCGGGTGCAAGAAATTCGTCTTGAAACAGCACACGAACGGTTGAAGCTGTACGAACAATCTGACGCTTTgattgcagcagcaaaagaaacGTTCTTAGGCGATCTGCAATCGCTACAAGATGCAATTCTGTTGGAAAAGCAGGAAAAATACGAACTAGAGGAAGAAGTGCGCGAATTGCGGCAGAATATGGTAAACGCGGTTGGGAACAGTTTACAG AACTTCCAACCTCGAGATAGCTCTGCTGAAGGAAGCGGACATCTTTCAGCGACCGTACTGAGCCCAGAAATGCAATCTCTATCATTGTCCGTCACTAGCTTGGACATCGATCAGCTTCGTGCACTCGTGGAGGAAAGCTCTCGGACAAGATATTCACTTCAGCCGCTCCACGAATGCGTTTCATCGCTGAAGCTGGAAATGGACAATCTCAATTCCGTTTTACAAATCGCTAATTATCCTCAACCACAGCAGCAACCACTAcaccatcaacagcaacatcaacagcgATTTCCGCTGTCTCTGATGGACGAACTGAAGGATGCCACGAACGGTCGTTATGGGAGTAGATGA
- the LOC120893682 gene encoding uncharacterized protein LOC120893682, producing the protein MSSPSEDKIASHKTCYDDKSPPLYPSTDRFHPLGYSTPQQQGRNSSAHARNYYSAQPKHMLPRTKGSDGRYRHGQDNVQNQDRSRYSGPDRCDNAEQRDTNFGSGKRLGFGHNWRGHNNRNQRYGGNRSQHNYRQNHHAKSESYSIREYYHPSMLENPWEFLLRKSTASSASTLKNDKSDRDDDNEDGSSNSNGGN; encoded by the exons ATGTCTTCACCATCGGAGGACAAAATAGCGTCACACAAAACGTGCTACGATGATAAAAGCCCGCCCCTCTATCCCAGCACAGATCGGTTCCATCCTCTAGGATACAGCACACCCCAGCAGCAAGGTAGAAACTCTTCTGCTCACGCCAGGAATTATTATTCCGCCCAGCCCAAGCACATGCTTCCACGGACGAAAGGATCCGACGGCCGATATCGGCACGGACAAGATAATGTGCAAAATCAGGACCGATCGAGATATTCGGGCCCAGATCGTTGCGATAACGCCGAGCAAAGAGACACAAACTTTGGTTCCGGCAAGCGCCTGGGCTTTGGTCACAATTGGAGAGGACACAACAACAGAAATCAACGGTATGGAGGAAATCGATCTCAGCACAACTATCGGCAAAACCACCAT GCTAAATCAGAATCATACAGCATCCGGGAATACTATCACCCTTCTATGCTGGAGAACCCTTGGGAGTTTTTGCTACGGAAAAGCACTGCAAGTTCAGCTTCTACCTTGAAGAACGATAAATCAGACAGGGACGACGATAACGAGGACGGATCGAGTAATAGTAACGGGGGGAATTGA
- the LOC120898154 gene encoding 4-hydroxyphenylpyruvate dioxygenase — translation MTTYTDKGPKPDGGKFLSFDHITFYVGNAKQAASFYTTRFGFEDYAYQGLETGSRQLVKHAVRQDRIVFVFVSAYEPGHRELGDHLVRHGDGVKDVAFEVEDLDVIVRRAKERGAKVVRDVWEESDEHGTVRFATVQTYGDTLHTFVERHRYRGLFLPGFKPPLHKDVLLRMLPTVGLNFIDHVVGNQPDLQMESVAAWYEKMLMFHRFWSVDDSQIHTEYSALRSIVMTNYEETIKMPINEPAKGKKKSQIEEYVEYYGGAGVQHIALNTGDIIGAIRNLRARGQQFLSIPDTYYDQLRQRLKSSSVKIKEDLAVLQELKILIDYDENGYLLQIFSKNMQDRPTLFIEVIQRHNHNGFGAGNFKALFEAIEAEQEKRGNL, via the exons ATG ACCACATACACCGATAAAGGGCCGAAACCGGATGGTGGAAAGTTTCTTTCGTTCGATCACATCACATTCTACGTCGGTAACGCGAAACAGGCGGCCAGCTTCTACACGACGCGTTTCGGGTTTGAGGACTACGCGTATCAGGGTTTGGAAACGGGCAGCAGACAGCTCGTGAAGCATGCCGTCCGCCAGGATCGGATCGTGTTCGTATTTGTGTCGGCCTACGAGCCGGGCCATCGTGAACTCGGAGATCACCTGGTACGACACGGAGACGGAGTTAAGGATGTTGCTTTCGAGGTAGAGGACCTGGACGTGATCGTGCGCCGTGCTAAGGAGCGCGGAGCAAAGGTGGTGCGCGATGTGTGGGAAGAGTCGGACGAACATGGCACGGTTCGGTTCGCGACGGTGCAAACGTACGGCGATACGCTGCACACGTTCGTGGAGCGCCATCGCTACCGTGGCCTATTCTTGCCAGGGTTCAAGCCGCCACTACACAAGGATGTTTTGCTGCGCATGCTTCCAACGGTCGGTTTGAACTTTATCGACCACGTGGTAGGAAATCAGCCCGATTTGCAGATGGAATCGGTGGCCGCCTGGTACGAGAAGATGCTGATGTTCCACCGTTTCTGGTCGGTGGACGATAGCCAAATCCATACGGAGTATTCCGCTCTCCGTTCGATCGTTATGACCAACTACGAGGAAACGATCAAAATGCCAATCAACGAACCAGCCAAGGGAAAGAAGAAATCCCAAATCGAGGAGTACGTCGAGTACTATGGTGGTGCCGGTGTGCAGCATATTGCACTCAACACAGGCGACATCATTGGCGCTATTCGTAATCTACGTGCCCGTGGTCAGCAGTTTCTTTCCATCCCGGATACGTATTACGATCAGCTGCGCCAGCGTCTGAAGTCAAGCAGCGTGAAGATTAAGGAGGATCTTGCCGTACTGCAAGAGCTCAAGATTCTGATCGATTACGATGAAAACGGTTATCTGCTGCAGATCTTCTCCAAAAACATGCAAGATCGGCCCACACTATTCATCGAGGTGATTCAGCGCCACAACCACAAT GGGTTTGGTGCTGGCAATTTTAAGGCGTTATTCGAAGCTATCGAGGCGGAACAAGAAAAGCGAGGAAACCTGTAA
- the LOC120898151 gene encoding LOW QUALITY PROTEIN: huntingtin-interacting protein 1 (The sequence of the model RefSeq protein was modified relative to this genomic sequence to represent the inferred CDS: inserted 2 bases in 1 codon): MSLTDKEYYNLTISISKALSNVEMPIKVKHVRAAIIGTFHSNGAHAFWAIAIRQPIQDNRIVAWKFCHLLHKILREGHPLCCQHSMRHRAMLLEAGKLWGHLNDGYGICIKHYTKLLVTKLEFHDRNPRVPGSLSLRQGDLEKIGEGDINIYFQLAVEIFDYLDDIIALQGTIFNSITTFCVSSMTSAGQCRLAPLIPCIQDSNPLYDMLVRVMFKLHANLPSDLLTGHRQRFNTLFHQLKSFYGQSRNLQYFVNLITVPKLPEAPPNFQQQSDLGNYQTPVVVMPDSEPLDNEPEPPAIDNLIDTAEATPPIPELPREQPPSDGRSGAGRTGGTSNGTGTADSXERDNIIRHLQMETQGLSNQLKAATSEQRDVQRRLEDQIATLNAQLTHSQGELTNLRFQKEELELRAQTAPTLEQRAQAEEERAKASEEKFQKLKTMYTQIRDEHVNLLRQMKIDQYKLACYKKHGEISKQLASSTKIAAEASKAKEELQCQLEELEQKQALVQNALQQSSNDARQEQEAIGEQLQIMTQKCESLQSRYDEMEASRQAEIAELRINLERLEGELHTFQQEREALSNEKGTLEERLAEIQSEKQELDLKYQECMAKMHELELKTDHYAKEEMSLQQSVNENSLKAQELSDQIEQLRTENDTLKQQYNELEAAKALQAEEFQRTHQEELLRFDSLQTEMNDKLATIASEKDSIAGEKEQTWEQLLMLQTESTQKQADFESLEKDLKSVLEQKDHELEELNAKYRELEEKYQSLDANMERLLSEKETIESDLQDLLHQQEQTEHKLQAALLKVEALETALIDSKISGETALRTLLEACIKSSEKLTLRAIGENEMPGAGGTPTYFLMIAEELQEVLTKLKMVHENYLKDNSTNVESLARKVIIGAHLLASAHVQGMTVCNRSANIESGERIAEELKKLGQSITTLFHSLQKTSESGTVSDRITDLKTKLEEVTTMIVDLGKQTDGTENLGDMVESELTTMDKAIEEAASRIQEMLSKSRASDSGIKLEVNEKILDACTSLMQAIRVLVQKSRLLQSEIVALGKGTASAKEFYKRNHQWTEGLISAAKSVAQGANFLVTAANKTVVGGAKHQLDLVVAAQEIAACTAQLVVASRVKAPRSSTNLTALGTASKNVTQATGIVVATAKDCSQRLEDSQDLDLGTLTVHQAKTKEMEIQVKVLELEQALQMERMRLASFRKKNYQQPVEE, from the exons ATGTCGCTAACGGATAAGGAATACTATAATCTG ACTATCAGTATTTCCAAAGCGCTCAGCAATGTGGAAATGCCCATCAAGGTGAAGCACGTCCGTGCGGCTATCATTGGTACATTCCACAGCAATGGTGCGCATGCATTTTGGGCCATTGCCATCCGGCAACCGATACAGGACAATCGGATAGTGGCGTGGAAGTTCTGCCATCTGCTGCACAAGATACTGCGCGAGGGCCACCCGCTATGCTGTCAGCATTCCATGCGGCACCGGGCCATGCTGCTGGAGGCCGGAAAGCTGTGGGGCCATCTGAACGATGGGTATGGTATTTGCATCAAGCACTACACCAAGCTGCTCGTGACGAAGCTCGAGTTTCACGATCGCAACCCCCGCGTACCGGGCAGCTTATCGTTGCGCCAGGGCGATCTGGAAAAGATTGGCGAGGGAGACATTAACATTTA TTTCCAGCTCGCAGTTGAAATATTCGACTATCTGGATGATATCATTGCGCTGCAAGGCACAA TATTCAATTCCATCACAACGTTCTGCGTCAGTTCGATGACTTCGGCGGGACAGTGCCGTTTGGCACCGTTGATTCCTTGCATTCAAGACTCGAACCCACTGTACGATATGCTGGTGCGCGTGATGTTTAAACTGCACGCCAACTTACCCTCAGATCTGCTGACTGGGCATCGCCAGCGCTTCAACACACTGTTCCATCAGCTGAAATCGTTCTACGGACAGTCGCGCAATCTGCAGTATTTTGTTAACCTGATCACCGTACCGAAGCTCCCGGAGGCGCCGCCCAACTTCCAGCAGCAAAGCGATCTGGGCAACTACCAAACACCGGTAGTGGTGATGCCCGACAGTGAACCCCTGGACAATGAGCCGGAACCGCCAGCGATCGACAATCTGATCGATACGGCCGAGGCGACCCCACCGATACCGGAGCTCCCACGCGAACAACCACCATCAGATGGCCGCTCCGGCGCCGGTCGTACCGGTGGCACAAGTAATGGAACTGGAACGGCTGATTC GGAGCGGGACAATATCATTCGCCACCTGCAGATGGAAACGCAAGGATTGTCCAACCAGCTGAAAGCGGCTACCAGCGAGCAGCGGGACGTGCAGCGTCGACTCGAGGACCAAATAGCGACACTCAATGCACAGCTTACGCATAGCCAAGGCGAACTTACCAATCTACGGTTTCAGAAGGAAGAGCTGGAACTGCGAGCCCAAACGGCACCAACGCTAGAGC AGCGAGCGCAAGCGGAAGAGGAACGTGCAAAAGCCAGTGAGGAAAAGttccaaaaactaaaaaccaTGTACACGCAGATACGCGATGAGCACGTGAACCTACTGCGTCAG ATGAAAATCGATCAATACAAATTAGCATGCTATAAAAAG CATGGCGAAATTAGCAAGCAACTAGCCTCGTCCACGAAAATTGCAGCAGAAGCGAGCAAAGCCAAGGAAGAACTCCAATGCCAGCTGGAAGAGCTCGAGCAAAAGCAAGCCCTGGTACAGAATGCACTGCAGCAAAGTTCGAACGACGCACGACAGGAGCAGGAAGCCATTGGCGAACAGCTTCAAATCATGACGCAAAAGTGTGAATCGCTGCAGAGCCGCTATGATGAGATGGAAGCGTCGCGGCAGGCCGAAATTGCCGAGCTTCGCATCAACCTCGAGCGGCTAGAGGGCGAACTGCACACGTTCCAGCAAGAGCGCGAAGCTCTCTCGAACGAAAAGGGAACGCTAGAGGAACGGTTGGCCGAAATACAGAGCGAAAAGCAGGAGCTTGATTTGAAGTACCAGGAATGCATGGCAAAGATGCACGAACTTGAGCTAAAGACTGATCATTACGCAAAGGAAGAAATGTCTTTGCAGCAGAGCGTAAACGAAAATTCACTTAAAGCGCAGG AACTATCCGATCAAATTGAACAATTGCGGACGGAAAATGATACACTCAAACAACAATACAACGAACTGGAAGCAGCCAAAGCGTTGCAAGCGGAAGAGTTCCAGCGAACACACCAGGAGGAACTGCTTCGGTTCGATTCACTGCAGACGGAAATGAACGATAAGCTGGCCACTATCGCCTCGGAAAAGGATTCCATAGCGGGCGAAAAGGAGCAAACCTGGGAGCAGCTGCTAATGCTTCAAACGGAATCCACCCAAAAGCAAGCTGATTTTGAATCGCTGGAAAAGGATTTGAAATCAGTTCTCGAGCAAAAGGATCACGAATTGGAAGAACTTAATGCAAAGTATCGGGAGCTGGAAGAAAAATATCAG AGTCTAGATGCAAATATGGAACGGTTACTTTccgaaaaggaaacaattgaATCTGATCTGCAAGATTTACTTCACCAACAGGAGCAAACGGAACACAAACTGCAGGCTGCGCTGTTGAAGGTGGAAGCGCTAGAAACGGCGCTCATTGACAGCAAAATTAGTGGAGAGACGGCACTGCGCACCCTGCTGGAGGCGTGCATTAAGTCGTCGGAAAAGCTGACACTGCGCGCCATCGGTGAAAACGAAATGCCCGGAGCTGGCGGAACACCCACCTACTTTTTGATGATAGCGGAAGAGCTGCAGGAAGTGCTGACCAAGCTGAAGATGGTCCATGAGAACTATCTGAAGGACAATTCGACGAACGTAGAATCGCTGGCACGGAAAGTCATTATCGGGGCGCATCTGCTCGCTTCTGCTCACGTGCAGGGCATGACTGTATGCAATCGCTCGGCAAACATTGAAAGCGGTGAAC GTATCGCAGAAGAGTTGAAGAAACTGGGTCAATCGATCACGACCCTTTTCCACTCACTGCAGAAAACAAGCGAATCAGGTACGGTAAGTGATCGTATAACTGACCTGAAGACAAAACTGGAAGAGGTAACTACCATGATCGTCGATCTGGGCAAGCAAACCGATGGTACCGAAAATCTGGGCGACATGGTGGAGTCCGAGCTGACCACCATGGACAAAGCGATCGAAGAAGCTGCATCGCGCATACAG GAAATGCTGTCAAAATCCCGCGCTTCCGATTCGGGCATAAAGCTAGAGGTGAACGAGAAGATTCTTGATGCCTGCACGAGTCTCATGCAAGCGATCAGAGTGCTAGTGCAGAAATCTCGTTTGCTGCAATCGGAAATTGTTGCCCTCGGCAAAGGAACCGCTTCGGCAAAGGAATTCTACAAACGAAACCACCAATGGACGGAGGGACTAATTTCGGCAGCCAAGAGTGTAGCCCAAGGAGCCAACTTTCTGGT CACGGCGGCAAATAAAACGGTGGTCGGTGGGGCAAAACATCAGCTAGATTTGGTGGTAGCCGCCCAGGAGATTGCGGCCTGCACGGCACAGCTCGTAGTGGCCAGCCGCGTGAAAGCTCCACGATCCAGCACCAACCTTACAGCGCTGGGCACCGCCTCCAAGAACGTCACGCAAGCGACCGGGATTGTTGTTGCCACGGCGAAGGATTGCAGCCAGCGGTTGGAAGATTCCCAGGATCTGGATCTTGGCACGCTGACGGTACATCAAGCCAAAACGAAAGAGATGGAGATTCAGGTAAAGGTGCTTGAGCTAGAGCAGGCACTGCAAATGGAGCGAATGCGCCTGGCCTCATTCCGCAAGAAGAACTACCAACAACCCGTGGAAGAGTAG